Proteins from a single region of Mus pahari chromosome 2, PAHARI_EIJ_v1.1, whole genome shotgun sequence:
- the Fgf6 gene encoding fibroblast growth factor 6 — MALGQRLFITMSRGAGRVQGTLQALVFLGVLVGMVVPSPAGARANGTLLDSRGWGTLLSRSRAGLAGEISGVNWESGYLVGIKRQRRLYCNVGIGFHLQVPPDGRISGTHEENPYSLLEISTVERGVVSLFGVKSALFIAMNSKGRLYTTPSFHDECKFRETLLPNNYNAYESDLYRGTYIALSKYGRVKRGSKVSPIMTVTHFLPRI, encoded by the exons ATGGCCCTGGGACAGAGGCTGTTCATCACTATGTCCCGGGGAGCAGGACGTGTTCAGGGCACGCTGCAGGCTCTCGTCTTCTTAGGCGTCCTagtgggcatggtggtgcccTCACCTGCCGGCGCCCGCGCCAACGGCACGCTACTGGACTCCAGAGGCTGGGGCACCCTCTTGTCCAGGTCTCGAGCTGGGCTAGCTGGAGAGATTTCGGGTGTGAATTGGGAAAGCGGCTATTTGGTGGGCATTAAGAGACAGCGGAGACTCTACTGCAACGTGGGCATTGGCTTCCACCTCCAGGTGCCTCCTGACGGCCGCATCAGTGGAACACACGAGGAGAACCCCTACA GCCTGCTGGAGATCTCCACGGTAGAACGGGGTGTGGTGAGCCTCTTCGGTGTGAAAAGTGCTCTTTTCATTGCCATGAACAGTAAAGGAAGACTGTACACAACG CCCAGCTTCCACGACGAATGCAAGTTCCGAGAAACCCTCCTTCCAAACAACTACAACGCCTACGAGTCAGACCTGTACAGAGGGACCTACATTGCACTGAGCAAATATGGACGGGTAAAGCGGGGCAGCAAGGTGTCCCCAATCATGACTGTCACTCACTTCCTCCCCAGGATATAA